The genomic interval GGGGTGGAACGCAATCCGGCCGAGGAGGCCGTGGCCGGTGACATCGTCGCGGTCGCCGGGATTCCGGACATCATGATCGGCGACACCCTGGCGGATCAGGAGAAGGTGGCGGCGGGCGAGGATCTCGCGCTGCCGCGGATCACCGTCGACGAGCCCGCCATCTCGGTGACCGTCGGTATCAACACCTCCCCGCTGGCCGGGCGCAACGGCGGCACCAAGCTCACCGCGCGCCTGGTCAAGGCCCGGCTGGATCAGGAACTGGTCGGCAACGTGTCGCTGCGGGTGCTGCCCACCGAGCGTCCCGACACCTGGGAGGTCCAGGGCCGCGGCGAGCTGGCGCTGGCGATCCTGGTGGAGACCATGCGCCGGGAGGGCTTCGAACTCACCATCGGCAAGCCGCAGGTGGTCACCCGCACCGTCGACGGCAAGGTGCACGAGCCGTACGAGGAGCTGACCGTCGACGTGCCCGAGGAGCACCTGGGCGCGGTGACGCAGCTGCTGGCCGCGCGCAAGGGCAAGATGGTACAGATGACCAACCACGGATCCGGTTGGGTCCGAATGGAATTCATCGTGCCCTCGCGCGGGCTCATCGGATTCCGCACCGACTTCCTCACCGAGACCCGCGGCACGGGCATCGCCAACGCCGTATCGCACGGGTACGCGCCGTGGGCCGGGGAGATCCGCGCCCGGCACACCGGGTCGCTGGTGTCGGACCGGGCGGGCAGCGTCACCCCCTACGCCATGCTGCAGCTGGCCGATCGCGGCACCTTCTTCGTCGAGCCGGGCGCCGACACCTACGAGGGCATGGTGGTGGGCATCAACCCGCGCGCCGAGGACCTCGACATCAACGTCACCCGCGAGAAGAAGCTGACCAACATGCGCAGCTCCACCGGCGACGTGCTGGAGACCCTGGCCCGCCCGATGGTGCTGGATCTCGAAGGGGCCCTGGAGTTCTGTGCCGGTGACGAGTGCGTCGAGGTCGGCCCCGACGTGGTCCGGGTGCGCAAGGTGATCCTGAACGCCACCGAACGCGCCCGTGAGCTCTCCCGCCGCAAGGCCCGCGACCGCGCCGCCCAGAACGCGTAGCGCGGCCGGATTCGGCGCGGCCTTATGCTGCTATCGCCGCCGACCTCGTGAATACACCGCCCGGACGGTGCGCACGAGGACTTTTCGACAGAGAGGTGGACCTGCATGTGGGTCGCGGCCCGGCTCGTTTCCGGACTGACGGTGCTGGCCATGTCGGTGACGGCGCTGGTCGGCTGCACCGCGAACCCGCCGCCGCCGATCGAGAGCACCGACAGTCCGAAGACCCAGCCCGCCAAGCCCACCAAGAGCACGGTGGTGGTGGCGGTGGACGACATCGGGATCGGGTTCAATCCGCATCTGCGGTCGAATCAGTCGCCGGCGACCAACGCGGTCAGCTCGATGGTGTTCCCGAGCCCGTTCCGGCCGGTGCCGTCGCAGGCGGTGCCGGGCTCGACCGACTGGGCGCCCGACGGCGCGCTGATGGTGTCGGCGGATGTGACCGCGCAGGAGCCGTTCACCGTCAGCTACAAGATCCAGAATCAGGCGTCGTGGTCCGACGGTGCGCCGATCGCCGCCGAGGATTTCCGGTATCTGTGGCAGCAGATGATCA from Nocardia wallacei carries:
- the typA gene encoding translational GTPase TypA gives rise to the protein MSSVEFRNVAIVAHVDHGKTTLVDAMLRQSGAFAERAEPVDRVMDSGDLEREKGITILAKNTAVHRHNADGSVTVINVIDTPGHADFGGEVERGLSMVDGVVLLVDASEGPLPQTRFVLRKALAASLPVILVVNKTDRPDARIEEVVEESHDLLLDLASDLDDEASEAAELALDLPVLYASGREGKASTQRPENGNAPDAENLDELFDVLLKCVPAPKGDAAAPLQAHVTNLDASPFLGRLALLRIHNGTLRKGQNVAWIAADGVKNVKITELLKTVGVERNPAEEAVAGDIVAVAGIPDIMIGDTLADQEKVAAGEDLALPRITVDEPAISVTVGINTSPLAGRNGGTKLTARLVKARLDQELVGNVSLRVLPTERPDTWEVQGRGELALAILVETMRREGFELTIGKPQVVTRTVDGKVHEPYEELTVDVPEEHLGAVTQLLAARKGKMVQMTNHGSGWVRMEFIVPSRGLIGFRTDFLTETRGTGIANAVSHGYAPWAGEIRARHTGSLVSDRAGSVTPYAMLQLADRGTFFVEPGADTYEGMVVGINPRAEDLDINVTREKKLTNMRSSTGDVLETLARPMVLDLEGALEFCAGDECVEVGPDVVRVRKVILNATERARELSRRKARDRAAQNA